Proteins from one Cellulosilyticum lentocellum DSM 5427 genomic window:
- a CDS encoding ATP-binding cassette domain-containing protein, producing MLERDKIVIRGLHQNNLKNVSLDIPKEKIVVFTGVSGSGKSSIVFDTIAAESQRQMNETYSAFIRGRLPKYEKPKVELIENLSASVIVDQSRLGGNARSTVGTISDLYAALRLLYSRIGTPYVGTASYFSFNDPNGMCMTCSGLGKVTELDISGALKEELSWNEGMVELPAFHPGNWYFKQYVESGLFDPDKKLKDYTEKERNLLFYGAYEKDGERVNKRVEGIHNHLSRLLLKRDTSTSGDTTQKRLETMIHQKECPVCHGRRLNQEVLSCKINGYSIAELCELEFVQLREVLKEIKDERGKTIIQTLIASLTRMIEIGLPYLSMNRESASLSGGEAQRLKLVRYMGSALTGMTYIFDEPSTGMHPRDVHRMTRLLQSLRDKGNTVLVVEHDKDVISIADEVIDVGPLAGRNGGQILFQGSYEALLLSETRTGKAMREQIPLKEKVRLPKAFLPVQKAKLHNLKNISVDIPLNILTVVTGVAGSGKSTLIRDVFAETYSDRVILVDQSPVTATSRSTPATFLGFFDEIRKVMASENQAEASLFSFNSKGACPICGGKGVVVTELVFMDPVTTVCESCEGNRYSEEATSYQYKGKNIVDILNMTVEEALEFFGDNRKISKHIKAMNEVGLSYLSLGQPLSTLSGGERQRIKLAKYLNQKGNIYVLDEPTTGLHASDVKNIMKLLDSFVKRGNTVVVIEHNLDVMKQADYIIDIGPDGGNAGGEVVFTGTPKEMIASANTITAKYLRKSCE from the coding sequence ATGTTAGAGAGAGACAAGATTGTAATTAGAGGTTTACATCAAAATAATCTAAAGAATGTATCTCTAGATATTCCAAAAGAAAAAATAGTCGTGTTCACAGGGGTGTCTGGTTCAGGTAAATCAAGTATTGTATTTGATACCATTGCAGCAGAAAGTCAGCGTCAGATGAATGAGACCTATAGTGCCTTTATCAGAGGAAGATTACCTAAGTATGAGAAGCCAAAGGTTGAACTTATTGAAAACCTTTCGGCTTCTGTTATTGTAGATCAAAGTAGATTGGGCGGCAATGCAAGGTCTACAGTAGGAACGATTAGTGATTTATATGCAGCACTTCGCTTGTTGTATTCAAGAATTGGCACACCATATGTAGGAACAGCTTCTTACTTTTCCTTTAATGATCCCAATGGCATGTGTATGACTTGTTCAGGCCTAGGAAAAGTGACAGAACTAGATATTAGTGGCGCATTAAAGGAAGAATTATCTTGGAATGAAGGTATGGTGGAGTTACCAGCTTTTCACCCTGGCAACTGGTATTTTAAACAATATGTTGAATCAGGCTTATTTGACCCTGATAAAAAGCTTAAGGACTATACGGAAAAGGAACGAAACCTACTTTTCTATGGGGCCTATGAAAAAGATGGGGAGCGCGTTAACAAACGCGTAGAAGGTATTCATAATCATCTCTCAAGACTTCTTCTAAAACGTGATACTTCTACATCAGGAGATACCACGCAGAAACGCCTTGAGACAATGATTCACCAGAAAGAATGTCCAGTATGTCATGGAAGACGCTTGAATCAAGAAGTACTAAGCTGTAAAATTAACGGCTATAGTATAGCAGAGCTTTGCGAGCTAGAATTCGTGCAGCTTCGTGAAGTGCTAAAGGAAATAAAAGATGAGAGAGGCAAGACCATCATACAGACGCTTATTGCTTCACTTACGCGAATGATTGAGATAGGACTTCCTTATCTAAGTATGAATAGGGAATCTGCTTCCTTGTCAGGTGGAGAGGCACAGAGACTAAAATTAGTCCGTTATATGGGAAGTGCCTTAACAGGTATGACCTATATTTTTGATGAGCCAAGCACAGGGATGCATCCAAGAGATGTGCACCGCATGACCAGACTTTTACAAAGCCTAAGGGATAAAGGCAATACAGTACTTGTGGTAGAACATGATAAGGATGTCATTAGCATTGCAGATGAAGTCATAGATGTAGGGCCTCTTGCCGGCAGAAATGGCGGTCAAATTCTATTCCAGGGAAGTTATGAGGCACTATTATTATCTGAAACACGAACAGGGAAGGCAATGAGAGAACAGATTCCGTTGAAAGAAAAAGTGCGCCTTCCTAAAGCGTTTCTACCAGTTCAAAAAGCCAAACTGCATAATCTAAAAAATATTTCTGTGGATATACCACTTAATATTCTAACAGTGGTAACAGGTGTAGCTGGCTCGGGTAAAAGTACATTAATCCGTGATGTGTTTGCAGAGACTTATTCTGATAGGGTTATACTAGTGGATCAGTCACCTGTAACGGCGACTTCACGTTCTACACCAGCTACCTTTCTTGGCTTTTTTGATGAAATAAGGAAGGTAATGGCCAGTGAAAATCAGGCAGAAGCCTCATTATTTTCATTTAATAGTAAAGGGGCATGCCCTATATGCGGTGGAAAAGGTGTAGTGGTGACAGAACTGGTATTTATGGATCCTGTAACCACAGTGTGTGAGAGCTGCGAAGGTAATAGATATAGTGAAGAGGCAACTAGCTATCAATATAAAGGAAAGAACATCGTTGATATACTGAATATGACTGTAGAAGAAGCCCTAGAATTTTTCGGGGATAATCGTAAAATTAGTAAGCATATCAAGGCGATGAATGAGGTGGGCTTATCCTATCTATCCCTTGGACAACCTCTCTCAACTCTCTCAGGTGGGGAAAGGCAAAGGATTAAGCTTGCTAAGTATTTGAATCAAAAAGGAAATATCTATGTGTTAGATGAGCCCACAACAGGCTTACATGCTTCTGATGTGAAAAATATTATGAAGCTTCTAGATAGCTTTGTAAAGCGTGGTAATACGGTGGTGGTGATTGAGCACAATCTAGATGTGATGAAACAAGCAGACTACATTATTGATATTGGGCCAGATGGAGGGAACGCCGGAGGAGAAGTTGTATTTACAGGGACACCAAAAGAAATGATTGCTTCTGCAAACACTATTACAGCAAAGTATCTACGCAAATCATGTGAATAG